The Silene latifolia isolate original U9 population chromosome Y, ASM4854445v1, whole genome shotgun sequence sequence TGTTGTTGGCTGGTACAGGACTATCCATGACCATGCAGTGCTGCCCAAGCGTGCTGTTATTGGGATCTTGGCTTGCCAGAATAAACTCTCTACAGTTGACAATCTAAAAAACAGGGGGTTCTACTTGGCTAATAGGTGTGTGCTTTGTGAAAGTGCGGAGGAGAACATTGCTCATTTATTCTTTGCTTGCTCTTATTCCTCTCATGTGTGGGCTGATGTATGTAGGAGGATGGGTCATTTTGATCCTCCAGATACTCTACCTCAAGTACTACGCTGGTTCTCTCTGTATAATAGGAGAGGTGCTAGTGTGAAAGCTATGAGGCGTTGCTTGTTGGTCAGCACAGTTTACCTGTTATAGAGTGAACGTAATGGATGCATTTTCCTAGACAAGAGGTCTCATCCCCAGTCATTAAGTCAGAAAATTTGCTATGTTGTTTCTACTCGAATGTATTCTCTAGCTTAGTAGGTTGTGTCGATGTTTGGTTCTTACATCTAAGGTGGCTGTTTTGAGCTAACCTTGTAGGGTGTTGATGGTCTCATGGGTCTGTACTCATATAATTATTCTATTAATGAAATATCCCTTGCATTTttgcaaataataataataata is a genomic window containing:
- the LOC141629575 gene encoding uncharacterized protein LOC141629575 codes for the protein MTRWVWKLIYKPDCLWSAWFRHYVLKGETIWQATSTISHSWFWKSVIAVKDMLVQIAGVNNTDEGLLAEYTKEGKFQVSLLFQKIRPKGGVVGWYRTIHDHAVLPKRAVIGILACQNKLSTVDNLKNRGFYLANRCVLCESAEENIAHLFFACSYSSHVWADVCRRMGHFDPPDTLPQVLRWFSLYNRRGASVKAMRRCLLVSTVYLL